One Xylocopa sonorina isolate GNS202 chromosome 18, iyXylSono1_principal, whole genome shotgun sequence DNA segment encodes these proteins:
- the Ae2 gene encoding anion exchange protein Ae2 isoform X3 has translation MGACCCVSLCRRKIHSMAITPATEVDGHGSETGPELDEEMEKVFAMDTGEKFDVARLGSPTESAGSDRDRDRGPPSRYGDREFNQHRKKSYPHPHMPLKSLHSRSMRRHLSPEGSTEIGQEEENGQIPTGNGGGQEVDAMDNGLSPSSTDDAEALGSSESEAPISERAASGFSDSPTVGSPRVQFENIKEEDITAFKQDEAQNVAALGNHDEDRKCRRHQKHEHKRHHHKSRKYSLQEDPQWRKRSGAGLPDGPVLTRRVSVQPEEASTLQELDIDDLESHRSDDPRGMRRHKAAHVTVQIGRKKEGGIPHDTFKKMYDHSPHEVFVQLDELYGVGEEREWRETARWIKYEEDVEEGADRWGRPHVASLSFHSLLNLRRCLETGVVLLDLEEKDLPGLAYRVVEQMVIEELILPEDRPVVMRAMLLRHRHVHDHDRGFRFGGKRNYSSYTSLQSVCLEEEDAAREASENHVTQHNLNDTKPKIVSSNLALDSNHTVVDMKEELTYTSSNEDLKKSHNDYILKRIPAGAEATVVLVGAVDFLDQPTIAFVRLAEGVFIPSITEVTIPVRFMFTLLGPRNADLDYHEIGRSIATLMANTSFHKVAYKANERRELLSAINEFLDDSIVLPPGDWERQALLPFSELKAKSEAIRKRKAKALEEKSQPIRSEAAVKKALLAGEEEKKPPLDDDPLRRTKRPFGGLINDIKRRYPFYLSDFTDGVSSSCLAAAIFMYFAALCTAITFGGLMSDKTHDIIGISETLISGSWTGVVMALFSTQPLVIIGTTGPLLLFDESLYNFCLANELEFLTVRVYIGAWMGIIALAIACVEGSVLVRLFTRFTEEIFTGLISLLYIVETFIKLYNYFVKNPLLDEYSFIPETNETFYQQPLNVTEIKVVSPETGETIAIPLGKQQTLIPEHNAAGILINQPNTALMCTILCLGTFLGAYYLRIFRNSHYLGRSARRAFGDFGVPISIVVFALIDYLAEVKTEKLLVPEGLTPTLPGRSWIVSPAGLNKPIPLWMAMACIVPALLVYILVFMETQISELIIDKKERKLRKGNGYHMDIVVVCLMNVGCGLMGAPWCCAASVRSLTHVSAVTVMSRTHAPGDKPHIVEVKEQRVSALLVAVLIGVSVLMAPLLRRVPMSVLLGVFLYMGISSTNGVQLFDRVKLFFMPVKHHGTANYVRRVQTYKMHIFTLIQILCLAILWIVKSTRAALALPFFLILMIPLRAQMSHYFTAAELRALDSKGSEHEDEPDFYEEAPLPG, from the exons ATGGGAGCATGTTGCTGCGTGTCGCTCTGTCGGAGGAAGATCCATTCCATGGCAATTACGCCTGCCACCGAG GTCGACGGTCATGGCTCGGAAACGGGACCGGAACTCGACGAGGAGATGGAAAAAGTTTTCGCGATGGACACCGGGGAGAAATTCGACGTAGCTCGACTCGGTTCGCCCACCGAGTCGGCTGGATCCGATCGAGATCGAGATCGAGGACCACCATCGCGATATGGAGATCGTGAATTCAATC AGCATCGAAAGAAAAGTTACCCTCACCCGCACATGCCTCTGAAGAGCCTTCATTCCAGATCTATGCGACGACACCTCTCACC CGAAGGATCCACAGAAATTGGCCAGGAGGAGGAGAACGGGCAAATTCCGACGGGGAATGGCGGTGGACAGGAAGTGGACGCGATGGACAACGGATTGTCTCCGTCGTCCACCGATGACGCGGAGGCCTTGGGCAGCAGCGAGAGCGAGGCGCCAATTTCGGAGAGGGCTGCTTCCGGTTTCAGCGACAGCCCCACCGTCGGCAGTCCTCGAGTACAATTCGAGAATATCAAGGAGGAGGACATAACCGCGTTCAAACAGGACGAGGCGCAGAACGTAGCCGCGCTTGGGAACCATGACGAGGATCGAAAGTGTCGAAGGCACCAGAAACACGAACACAA AAGACACCACCACAAGTCGCGGAAGTACTCGCTGCAAGAGGACCCGCAATGGAGGAAGCGATCGGGAGCTGGTCTCCCGGATGGGCCTGTGCTCACCAGGAGAGTGAGCGTGCAACCGGAAGAGGCGAGCACTTTGCAAGAGCTGGACATAGACGACCTGGAGTCGCACAGAAGCGACGATCCACGCGGCATGAGACGGCACAAGGCCGCGCACGTGACCGTGCAGATAGGCCGGAAGAAAGAGGGTGGTATACCCCACGACACTTTCAAGAAGATGTACGACCACTCGCCTCACGAGGTGTTCGTTCAACTGGACGAATTGTACGGTGTCGGGGAGGAAAGGGAGTGGAGAGAGACGGCCAGGTGGATCAAATACGAGGAAGACGTTGAGGAGGGCGCGGACAGATGGGGCAGGCCCCACGTAGCCTCTTTGAGCTTCCACTCGCTATTGAATCTCCGTAGATGCCTCGAGACAGGTGTGGTCCTGCTTGACCTCGAGGAGAAGGATCTGCCCGGGCTGGCGTACAGGGTAGTCGAGCAGATGGTGATCGAGGAGCTGATTCTACCGGAGGACCGGCCAGTGGTCATGAGAGCGATGCTGCTCAGGCACAGGCACGTTCACGATCACGATCGTGGATTCCGGTTCGGTGGCAAACGGAACTATTCGAGCTATACCAGCTTGCAG TCCGTCTGTCTGGAGGAAGAAGACGCTGCGCGGGAAGCCTCTGAGAACCATGTAACCCAACAT AACCTGAACGACACGAAACCGAAGATCGTGTCGTCGAACTTGGCCTTGGACAGCAACCACACGGTGGTCGATATGAAGGAGGAGCTGACGTACACGAGCAGCAACGAAGACCTGAAAAAGAGTCACAATGACTACATCCTGAAGAGGATCCCGGCTGGCGCCGAGGCGACGGTCGTGCTGGTCGGGGCGGTCGATTTCCTGGACCAACCGACCATCGCGTTCGTCAGACTCGCCGAGGGCGTGTTCATACCATCGATCACGGAAGTCACGATACCAGTAAGATTCATGTTCACGTTGCTGGGGCCAAGGAACGCTGATTTAGATTATCACGAAATCGGTAGATCGATCGCCACGCTGATGGCCAATACGTCGTTCCATAAAGTCGCATACAAAGCGAACGAGAGGCGCGAGCTTCTGTCCGCGATCAATGAGTTCTTGGACGACTCGATCGTTCTGCCTCCTGGCGATTGGGAGAGGCAGGCGTTGTTGCCCTTCAGCGAGCTGAAGGCGAAGAGCGAGGCCATCAGGAAACGGAAGGCCAAAGCGCTCGAGGAGAAGAGCCAACCGATTCGTAGCGAGGCTGCCGTCAAGAAAG CTCTTCTTGCTGGCGAGGAAGAGAAGAAACCACCACTCGACGACGATCCCCTTCGAAGGACCAAGCGTCCTTTCGGCGGTCTTATCAACGACATCAAGAGACGCTATCCTTTCTATCTTTCCGATTTTACCGATGGTGTGAGCTCGTCTTGCCTAGCTGCGGCAATCTTCATGTACTTTGCTGCTCTCTGCACGGCCATCACATTCGGCGGTCTGATGAGCGACAAGACGCACGACATTATTGGCATATCGGAGACGTTGATCTCTGGCTCGTGGACCGGGGTGGTAATGGCTCTGTTTTCCACGCAGCCGCTGGTCATCATCGGTACAACCGGTCCTTTATTGCTCTTCGACGAGAGTTTGTACAACTTTTGTCTGGCGAACGAGCTAGAGTTCTTAACCGTGAGAGTATACATTGGAGCGTGGATGGGTATCATAGCCCTGGCTATAGCCTGCGTCGAAGGATCCGTGCTCGTCAGACTGTTCACCCGTTTCACGGAAGAGATCTTCACGGGGTTGATCTCGCTTCTTTACATCGTCGAGACGTTTATCAAATTGTACAATTACTTCGTGAAGAATCCACTCCTCGACGAATACAGCTTCATCCCCGAGACGAACGAGACCTTTTACCAACAACCACTGAACGTAACAGAGATCAAGGTAGTTTCTCCAGAGACCGGTGAAACGATCGCCATTCCATTGGGCAAGCAGCAAACTCTGATACCAGAGCACAACGCCGCTGGGATATTGATCAATCAACCAAACACGGCCTTGATGTGTACCATTTTGTGTCTTGGTACATTCCTCGGTGCTTATTATTTGCGCATCTTCCGCAACAGCCATTACCTCGGGCGAAGCGCCAGAAGAGCCTTCGGTGATTTCGGGGTACCGATCAGTATCGTCGTGTTCGCGTTGATCGATTATCTGGCCGAGGTGAAAACGGAGAAACTATTAGTTCCGGAGGGTTTGACGCCGACTTTACCCGGGAGAAGTTGGATCGTATCACCCGCTGGGTTGAACAAACCTATCCCTCTATGGATGGCCATGGCTTGCATCGTGCCAGCGTTGCTAGTTTACATCCTTGTCTTCATGGAGACTCAAATTTCCGA GTTAATTATCGACAAGAAAGAACGAAAGCTGCGCAAAGGTAACGGCTATCACATGGATATAGTGGTGGTGTGCTTAATGAATGTTGGCTGTGGTTTAATGGGCGCCCCGTGGTGTTGCGCCGCCTCGGTGCGATCGTTAACGCACGTTTCCGCAGTGACGGTAATGTCTCGCACTCACGCTCCCGGAGATAAACCGCATATAGTCGAAGTGAAGGAGCAAAGAGTGAGCGCTTTGCTGGTCGCCGTGTTAATCGGTGTGAGCGTACTTATGGCGCCGCTTTTGCGACGCGTACCAATGTCCGTCCTTCTTGGGGTGTTTCTCTATATGGGTATATCATCGACGAACGGTGTGCAACTGTTCGATCGTGTGAAGTTGTTCTTCATGCCGGTGAAACATCACGGCACTGCTAATTACGTACGACGCGTGCAAACGTACAAAATGCACATCTTTACTCTCATACAGATTCTGTGCCTGGCTATACTGTGGATCGTGAAAAGCACCAGAGCCGCACTGGCGCTTCCGTTCTTCCTGATTCTCATGATACCCCTTCGTGCTCAGATGAGCCACTATTTCACCGCCGCAGAGCTACGGGCACTCGACAGCAAAGGATCGGAACACGAAGACGAGCCAGACTTCTACGAAGAAGCTCCGTTACCTGGTTAG
- the Ae2 gene encoding anion exchange protein Ae2 isoform X6: MSEATANSSGKSFLQRASGKVRRWLLRFLRTSHPVDGHGSETGPELDEEMEKVFAMDTGEKFDVARLGSPTESAGSDRDRDRGPPSRYGDREFNQHRKKSYPHPHMPLKSLHSRSMRRHLSPEGSTEIGQEEENGQIPTGNGGGQEVDAMDNGLSPSSTDDAEALGSSESEAPISERAASGFSDSPTVGSPRVQFENIKEEDITAFKQDEAQNVAALGNHDEDRKCRRHQKHEHKRHHHKSRKYSLQEDPQWRKRSGAGLPDGPVLTRRVSVQPEEASTLQELDIDDLESHRSDDPRGMRRHKAAHVTVQIGRKKEGGIPHDTFKKMYDHSPHEVFVQLDELYGVGEEREWRETARWIKYEEDVEEGADRWGRPHVASLSFHSLLNLRRCLETGVVLLDLEEKDLPGLAYRVVEQMVIEELILPEDRPVVMRAMLLRHRHVHDHDRGFRFGGKRNYSSYTSLQNLNDTKPKIVSSNLALDSNHTVVDMKEELTYTSSNEDLKKSHNDYILKRIPAGAEATVVLVGAVDFLDQPTIAFVRLAEGVFIPSITEVTIPVRFMFTLLGPRNADLDYHEIGRSIATLMANTSFHKVAYKANERRELLSAINEFLDDSIVLPPGDWERQALLPFSELKAKSEAIRKRKAKALEEKSQPIRSEAAVKKALLAGEEEKKPPLDDDPLRRTKRPFGGLINDIKRRYPFYLSDFTDGVSSSCLAAAIFMYFAALCTAITFGGLMSDKTHDIIGISETLISGSWTGVVMALFSTQPLVIIGTTGPLLLFDESLYNFCLANELEFLTVRVYIGAWMGIIALAIACVEGSVLVRLFTRFTEEIFTGLISLLYIVETFIKLYNYFVKNPLLDEYSFIPETNETFYQQPLNVTEIKVVSPETGETIAIPLGKQQTLIPEHNAAGILINQPNTALMCTILCLGTFLGAYYLRIFRNSHYLGRSARRAFGDFGVPISIVVFALIDYLAEVKTEKLLVPEGLTPTLPGRSWIVSPAGLNKPIPLWMAMACIVPALLVYILVFMETQISELIIDKKERKLRKGNGYHMDIVVVCLMNVGCGLMGAPWCCAASVRSLTHVSAVTVMSRTHAPGDKPHIVEVKEQRVSALLVAVLIGVSVLMAPLLRRVPMSVLLGVFLYMGISSTNGVQLFDRVKLFFMPVKHHGTANYVRRVQTYKMHIFTLIQILCLAILWIVKSTRAALALPFFLILMIPLRAQMSHYFTAAELRALDSKGSEHEDEPDFYEEAPLPG; this comes from the exons ATGTCCGAGGCTACCGCTAATTCCTCCGGGAAGTCGTTCCTCCAACGGGCGTCGGGGAAGGTCCGCCGCTGGTTACTGCGCTTCCTGCGGACAAGCCACCCG GTCGACGGTCATGGCTCGGAAACGGGACCGGAACTCGACGAGGAGATGGAAAAAGTTTTCGCGATGGACACCGGGGAGAAATTCGACGTAGCTCGACTCGGTTCGCCCACCGAGTCGGCTGGATCCGATCGAGATCGAGATCGAGGACCACCATCGCGATATGGAGATCGTGAATTCAATC AGCATCGAAAGAAAAGTTACCCTCACCCGCACATGCCTCTGAAGAGCCTTCATTCCAGATCTATGCGACGACACCTCTCACC CGAAGGATCCACAGAAATTGGCCAGGAGGAGGAGAACGGGCAAATTCCGACGGGGAATGGCGGTGGACAGGAAGTGGACGCGATGGACAACGGATTGTCTCCGTCGTCCACCGATGACGCGGAGGCCTTGGGCAGCAGCGAGAGCGAGGCGCCAATTTCGGAGAGGGCTGCTTCCGGTTTCAGCGACAGCCCCACCGTCGGCAGTCCTCGAGTACAATTCGAGAATATCAAGGAGGAGGACATAACCGCGTTCAAACAGGACGAGGCGCAGAACGTAGCCGCGCTTGGGAACCATGACGAGGATCGAAAGTGTCGAAGGCACCAGAAACACGAACACAA AAGACACCACCACAAGTCGCGGAAGTACTCGCTGCAAGAGGACCCGCAATGGAGGAAGCGATCGGGAGCTGGTCTCCCGGATGGGCCTGTGCTCACCAGGAGAGTGAGCGTGCAACCGGAAGAGGCGAGCACTTTGCAAGAGCTGGACATAGACGACCTGGAGTCGCACAGAAGCGACGATCCACGCGGCATGAGACGGCACAAGGCCGCGCACGTGACCGTGCAGATAGGCCGGAAGAAAGAGGGTGGTATACCCCACGACACTTTCAAGAAGATGTACGACCACTCGCCTCACGAGGTGTTCGTTCAACTGGACGAATTGTACGGTGTCGGGGAGGAAAGGGAGTGGAGAGAGACGGCCAGGTGGATCAAATACGAGGAAGACGTTGAGGAGGGCGCGGACAGATGGGGCAGGCCCCACGTAGCCTCTTTGAGCTTCCACTCGCTATTGAATCTCCGTAGATGCCTCGAGACAGGTGTGGTCCTGCTTGACCTCGAGGAGAAGGATCTGCCCGGGCTGGCGTACAGGGTAGTCGAGCAGATGGTGATCGAGGAGCTGATTCTACCGGAGGACCGGCCAGTGGTCATGAGAGCGATGCTGCTCAGGCACAGGCACGTTCACGATCACGATCGTGGATTCCGGTTCGGTGGCAAACGGAACTATTCGAGCTATACCAGCTTGCAG AACCTGAACGACACGAAACCGAAGATCGTGTCGTCGAACTTGGCCTTGGACAGCAACCACACGGTGGTCGATATGAAGGAGGAGCTGACGTACACGAGCAGCAACGAAGACCTGAAAAAGAGTCACAATGACTACATCCTGAAGAGGATCCCGGCTGGCGCCGAGGCGACGGTCGTGCTGGTCGGGGCGGTCGATTTCCTGGACCAACCGACCATCGCGTTCGTCAGACTCGCCGAGGGCGTGTTCATACCATCGATCACGGAAGTCACGATACCAGTAAGATTCATGTTCACGTTGCTGGGGCCAAGGAACGCTGATTTAGATTATCACGAAATCGGTAGATCGATCGCCACGCTGATGGCCAATACGTCGTTCCATAAAGTCGCATACAAAGCGAACGAGAGGCGCGAGCTTCTGTCCGCGATCAATGAGTTCTTGGACGACTCGATCGTTCTGCCTCCTGGCGATTGGGAGAGGCAGGCGTTGTTGCCCTTCAGCGAGCTGAAGGCGAAGAGCGAGGCCATCAGGAAACGGAAGGCCAAAGCGCTCGAGGAGAAGAGCCAACCGATTCGTAGCGAGGCTGCCGTCAAGAAAG CTCTTCTTGCTGGCGAGGAAGAGAAGAAACCACCACTCGACGACGATCCCCTTCGAAGGACCAAGCGTCCTTTCGGCGGTCTTATCAACGACATCAAGAGACGCTATCCTTTCTATCTTTCCGATTTTACCGATGGTGTGAGCTCGTCTTGCCTAGCTGCGGCAATCTTCATGTACTTTGCTGCTCTCTGCACGGCCATCACATTCGGCGGTCTGATGAGCGACAAGACGCACGACATTATTGGCATATCGGAGACGTTGATCTCTGGCTCGTGGACCGGGGTGGTAATGGCTCTGTTTTCCACGCAGCCGCTGGTCATCATCGGTACAACCGGTCCTTTATTGCTCTTCGACGAGAGTTTGTACAACTTTTGTCTGGCGAACGAGCTAGAGTTCTTAACCGTGAGAGTATACATTGGAGCGTGGATGGGTATCATAGCCCTGGCTATAGCCTGCGTCGAAGGATCCGTGCTCGTCAGACTGTTCACCCGTTTCACGGAAGAGATCTTCACGGGGTTGATCTCGCTTCTTTACATCGTCGAGACGTTTATCAAATTGTACAATTACTTCGTGAAGAATCCACTCCTCGACGAATACAGCTTCATCCCCGAGACGAACGAGACCTTTTACCAACAACCACTGAACGTAACAGAGATCAAGGTAGTTTCTCCAGAGACCGGTGAAACGATCGCCATTCCATTGGGCAAGCAGCAAACTCTGATACCAGAGCACAACGCCGCTGGGATATTGATCAATCAACCAAACACGGCCTTGATGTGTACCATTTTGTGTCTTGGTACATTCCTCGGTGCTTATTATTTGCGCATCTTCCGCAACAGCCATTACCTCGGGCGAAGCGCCAGAAGAGCCTTCGGTGATTTCGGGGTACCGATCAGTATCGTCGTGTTCGCGTTGATCGATTATCTGGCCGAGGTGAAAACGGAGAAACTATTAGTTCCGGAGGGTTTGACGCCGACTTTACCCGGGAGAAGTTGGATCGTATCACCCGCTGGGTTGAACAAACCTATCCCTCTATGGATGGCCATGGCTTGCATCGTGCCAGCGTTGCTAGTTTACATCCTTGTCTTCATGGAGACTCAAATTTCCGA GTTAATTATCGACAAGAAAGAACGAAAGCTGCGCAAAGGTAACGGCTATCACATGGATATAGTGGTGGTGTGCTTAATGAATGTTGGCTGTGGTTTAATGGGCGCCCCGTGGTGTTGCGCCGCCTCGGTGCGATCGTTAACGCACGTTTCCGCAGTGACGGTAATGTCTCGCACTCACGCTCCCGGAGATAAACCGCATATAGTCGAAGTGAAGGAGCAAAGAGTGAGCGCTTTGCTGGTCGCCGTGTTAATCGGTGTGAGCGTACTTATGGCGCCGCTTTTGCGACGCGTACCAATGTCCGTCCTTCTTGGGGTGTTTCTCTATATGGGTATATCATCGACGAACGGTGTGCAACTGTTCGATCGTGTGAAGTTGTTCTTCATGCCGGTGAAACATCACGGCACTGCTAATTACGTACGACGCGTGCAAACGTACAAAATGCACATCTTTACTCTCATACAGATTCTGTGCCTGGCTATACTGTGGATCGTGAAAAGCACCAGAGCCGCACTGGCGCTTCCGTTCTTCCTGATTCTCATGATACCCCTTCGTGCTCAGATGAGCCACTATTTCACCGCCGCAGAGCTACGGGCACTCGACAGCAAAGGATCGGAACACGAAGACGAGCCAGACTTCTACGAAGAAGCTCCGTTACCTGGTTAG